The Pseudomonas solani genome segment GCCGAGGGCGATGTCGAGCAGGCCGACGAAGCAGTGATCGAGCAGCTCCCGCGCCAGGGGCTGTGGGTGGATGTGGAAGTCTGAGGCGCGCATGATCCCCTGCCCGCACCTGCTCGGTTGACCCCGTGGACCTGTTCGACGACATCCCCCTGGACCTGCCCGACGCCCACCTGCGTTACGAACCCCACTGGCTGGCCGCCGAAGAAGCCGACGAATGGCTGGCCCGGCTGCGCGAAGAAACCCCCTGGGAGCAACCCAGCGTCCACCTGCATGGCCGCGACTACCCAGTGCCCCGCCTGCTGGCCTGGTACGGCGACCCCGAGGCCGGCTACCGCTACTCCGGCCTGGTGCACCGGCCGCTGCCCTGGACGCCGCTGCTGGCGGAGATCCGCGAGCGCCTGCAGCAGACCGTCGGCCAGCCGCTCAACGGCGCGCTGCTCAACTACTACCGCGACGGCCAGGATTCCATGGGCTGGCACAGCGACGACGAGCCCGAGCTGGGCCGCGACCCGCTTATCGCTTCGCTCAACCTCGGCGGAACTCGGCGTTTCGACCTGCGTCGTAAGGGCAGTGGGCGCATCGAGCATTCATTGCAGCTCGGCCATGGCGCGCTGCTGGTCATGAGCGGCCCGACACAGCATCATTGGCAGCATCAGGTGGCGAAGACCCGCAGCCCTTGCGACCCTCGCCTGAATCTCACCTTCCGCTGGATCCGTTCATGAGCAATGACGAGAAACTGGTCGACTTCGGCGCCGAGCGTGACAAACGCATCCATGACCTGCACGAGAAACGCCTGAACGATGTGCGCAACGCCTTCGAGCAGGCCATGCCCCTGGGCAAGTCGAAAAAGCCGCGCAAGCCGAAAAAACGCTGAAACCCTCCGCTGTACCCCCCTTTTAAATTGACCTGGATCAGTTCCCCAACGGCCTTGCCGGTGGGGCTCTGCGCCTATTGATCCAGATCAATTTCCCCTTCCCGGTGCGGGCTTACCTTTGACCCATCGAAACACGGAACGCCACAAGAGAAGGAGGCACTCAAATGTTCATCGATGTAGTGGTTCTCGCCGGTATCGGGACCGTAGGTCTGATGGTCGCCTTCCTTGGAGGGTTCGGATATTTCATCTGGAAGGACTCCCACAAGCGCAACAAGAAGGCTTGAGTTCACCAGGTTCACAGGCACGCAAGGCACCTCGGGCGACTTCGGTCGCCCTTTTTTTCGTCCACGATTTTTATCCCGTGATGGCCCAAACCTTCACGTAGGGCGGGTGAAACCCGCGCGCGCTCTTGCTCCGCAATGTCGGGTTTCACCCGATCTACGGCTAGGTGTGAAACCGCGCGCTCCCCGTAGCCCGGGCTTCAGCCCGGGAACCCCCACCCGCACAGGGCCCAGGCCCGCTTCTCAATCCAGCCGCTTGTGCACCCGTGATACGGCGACGCCGAGCATCACCGCGGTGAAGGCCACCAGCGCCGCCATCTCCATCCACAACTCGGCCAGCGTGGCGCTGCGCAGCATGATGCCCCGCGCCAGGCGCAGGAAGTGGGTGAGCGGCAGCACCTCGGCGATCCACTGGGCGACGCGCGGCATGCCGGCGAAAGGGAACATGAAGCCCGACAGCAGGATCTGCGGCAGGAAGGTGAAGAAGGCCATCTGCATCGCCTGGAACTGGCTCTGCGCCAGGGTGGAAATGAACACGCCCAGGGTCAGGCTGGCGAAGATGAACAGCAGCGCCGCCGCGTAGAGCGCCAGCAGCGAACCGCGCACCGGCACCTCGAACAGCAGCAGGCCGACGATAAGGATCACCGTCACCTGCACCAGGCCGATGCCGACGAAGGGCAGCACCTTGCCGATGGTCAGCTCCCAGGGCGAGACCGGCGTGGTGATCAGCATCTCCATGTTGCCGCGTTCCCGTTCGCGCACCAGGGCGATGGCGGTGAACAGCACCATGGTCATGGTCAGGATCACCCCGATCAGCCCCGGCACCGTGTTCAGCGGTGCCAGGCGCTCCGGGTTGTAGAAGTTCACCACCGACATCGCCTGGTTGCTGCGCCAGCCCTCCAGGGGGAAGCCCGCCAGTTGCCGGGCCGAGGCCTGCACCACCTGGTCGGAGCCATCCACCACCAGTTGCAGCGGCGGGCGCTCCGGGTCCTGGCGCTGGACGCGCGCCTCGAAATCCCGGGGAATCACCAGCGCGGCGCTGATGCGCCCGGCGCGCAGCAACTGGTCGATCTCCTGGGGGCTGCCCAGGTGGTAGCGGAAGTTCACCACCTGGCTGGAGCCGATCTCCGCCACCGCCTCGCGGGAGCGGGCGGTGTTCGCCTGGTCCAGCACCGCGGCGTCGAGGCCGCGCACATCCATGTTGATGGCGTAGCCGAACAGCACCAGTTGCATGATGGGGATGCCGACGATCATGGCGAAGGTCAGGCGGTCGCGGCGCAACTGGCGCAGCTCCTTGAGCACGATGGCGCC includes the following:
- a CDS encoding alpha-ketoglutarate-dependent dioxygenase AlkB family protein — its product is MDLFDDIPLDLPDAHLRYEPHWLAAEEADEWLARLREETPWEQPSVHLHGRDYPVPRLLAWYGDPEAGYRYSGLVHRPLPWTPLLAEIRERLQQTVGQPLNGALLNYYRDGQDSMGWHSDDEPELGRDPLIASLNLGGTRRFDLRRKGSGRIEHSLQLGHGALLVMSGPTQHHWQHQVAKTRSPCDPRLNLTFRWIRS
- the ccoM gene encoding cytochrome c oxidase subunit CcoM, with protein sequence MFIDVVVLAGIGTVGLMVAFLGGFGYFIWKDSHKRNKKA
- a CDS encoding ABC transporter permease; this encodes MNLHRLGAIVLKELRQLRRDRLTFAMIVGIPIMQLVLFGYAINMDVRGLDAAVLDQANTARSREAVAEIGSSQVVNFRYHLGSPQEIDQLLRAGRISAALVIPRDFEARVQRQDPERPPLQLVVDGSDQVVQASARQLAGFPLEGWRSNQAMSVVNFYNPERLAPLNTVPGLIGVILTMTMVLFTAIALVRERERGNMEMLITTPVSPWELTIGKVLPFVGIGLVQVTVILIVGLLLFEVPVRGSLLALYAAALLFIFASLTLGVFISTLAQSQFQAMQMAFFTFLPQILLSGFMFPFAGMPRVAQWIAEVLPLTHFLRLARGIMLRSATLAELWMEMAALVAFTAVMLGVAVSRVHKRLD